One genomic segment of uncultured Desulfobacter sp. includes these proteins:
- the rpsD gene encoding 30S ribosomal protein S4 yields MARYRGSVCRQCRRENMKLFLKGDRCFSDKCSFDRRGFPPGEHGQKRVKQSDYGMQLREKQKVKRIYGVSEKQFRNTFKRADRQKGITGINLLTLLETRLDNTVFRLGFVNSRNQGRHFVRHNHFTVNGKKVNIPSYQVKKGDVIELCEKSRTIQAIIDSLDAIVRRGIPQWLEINKDNFKGEIKGLPGREDISLPIQEQLIVELYSK; encoded by the coding sequence TTGGCAAGATATAGAGGTTCTGTCTGCAGGCAATGCAGACGTGAAAATATGAAGCTTTTTTTAAAAGGTGATCGTTGTTTTTCTGATAAATGCAGTTTTGACAGAAGAGGGTTTCCTCCTGGTGAGCACGGTCAGAAAAGAGTCAAACAATCAGATTACGGCATGCAGCTTCGGGAAAAACAGAAAGTTAAACGCATTTATGGTGTATCTGAAAAACAGTTTAGAAATACATTCAAAAGGGCAGATCGTCAAAAAGGCATTACGGGTATTAATTTGTTGACATTACTTGAGACCCGGTTAGATAATACCGTATTTAGACTTGGATTCGTAAATTCCAGAAATCAGGGTCGCCATTTTGTTCGTCATAATCATTTTACTGTAAACGGCAAAAAAGTTAATATCCCATCCTATCAGGTAAAAAAAGGGGATGTTATTGAACTTTGTGAAAAAAGTAGAACTATCCAGGCCATTATCGATTCCCTGGACGCCATTGTAAGGCGTGGTATTCCCCAGTGGCTTGAAATTAATAAAGACAATTTTAAAGGTGAAATAAAAGGGTTACCTGGTAGAGAAGATATTTCCCTGCCGATCCAGGAA
- the rpsK gene encoding 30S ribosomal protein S11 yields the protein MAKKSKKVVAKKRVKKNISTGIVHIQSTFNNTIVTIADENGNTISWSSAGMQGFKGSRKSTPFAAKLVAEDAGAKAMEHGMKNVGVYVKGPGPGRESALRALHALGFNISMIKDVTPVPHNGCRPPKRRRV from the coding sequence ATGGCGAAAAAGTCTAAAAAGGTCGTTGCCAAAAAGCGGGTTAAAAAAAATATATCAACCGGCATAGTGCATATTCAGTCTACCTTTAACAATACCATTGTCACCATTGCAGATGAAAACGGTAACACTATTTCCTGGTCATCCGCTGGAATGCAGGGGTTCAAAGGATCAAGAAAATCAACACCCTTTGCAGCTAAACTGGTTGCAGAAGATGCAGGGGCTAAAGCAATGGAACATGGTATGAAAAACGTTGGGGTATATGTTAAAGGTCCCGGTCCCGGAAGAGAATCTGCGCTTCGGGCACTGCATGCACTTGGGTTCAATATTTCCATGATTAAGGATGTCACCCCAGTACCGCATAATGGTTGCCGCCCACCTAAAAGAAGACGTGTGTAG
- the rpsM gene encoding 30S ribosomal protein S13 encodes MARIAGVDLPRDKHAWIALTYIYGIGSSRSKHILEKTGIEPTIKANDLTEEQVNEIRKVIDAEFKVEGELRSEVSMNIKRLMDLGCYRGLRHRKGLPCHGQRTSTNARTRKGPKRAAVKKKK; translated from the coding sequence TTGGCACGTATAGCTGGAGTTGACTTACCAAGAGATAAGCATGCGTGGATCGCTTTAACCTATATCTATGGTATCGGGAGCAGCAGATCTAAGCATATACTTGAAAAAACGGGCATTGAGCCCACAATCAAGGCCAACGATCTGACCGAAGAACAAGTAAATGAAATCAGGAAGGTCATTGATGCCGAGTTTAAGGTTGAAGGTGAATTGCGTTCTGAAGTGTCCATGAATATTAAACGATTGATGGATTTAGGATGTTACAGGGGACTGCGTCATCGTAAAGGCCTGCCCTGTCATGGGCAGCGGACTAGTACCAACGCCAGAACCAGAAAAGGTCCCAAACGCGCGGCCGTGAAGAAGAAAAAGTAG
- the rpmJ gene encoding 50S ribosomal protein L36 → MKVRASVKKICRDCKVIKRRGVIRVICVNKRHKQRQG, encoded by the coding sequence ATGAAAGTCAGAGCATCCGTTAAAAAAATCTGTAGAGACTGCAAAGTTATTAAAAGGCGCGGTGTCATCAGAGTCATTTGTGTCAACAAGCGCCATAAACAGCGTCAGGGATAG
- the infA gene encoding translation initiation factor IF-1: MAKEEPIKVDGKVLETLPNAMFKVELENKHVLLAHISGKMRMHFIKILPGDRVTVEISPYDLSRGRITYRYK; this comes from the coding sequence ATGGCCAAAGAAGAGCCCATCAAAGTAGACGGTAAGGTCCTTGAAACACTACCTAATGCTATGTTTAAAGTTGAACTGGAAAATAAGCATGTTCTGCTGGCACATATTTCCGGGAAAATGAGAATGCATTTTATAAAAATACTTCCCGGCGATAGGGTTACTGTGGAAATTTCTCCCTATGACCTAAGTCGTGGCAGAATTACCTACCGGTATAAATAG
- the secY gene encoding preprotein translocase subunit SecY, whose protein sequence is MIQNSYQNMLKLPELKRKILITLALLFVYRVGVHVPTPGIDGAALESFFASASGTLFSMFNMFSGGALERLSIFALGIMPYISASIILELMTVVVPYLEQLKKEGDAGRKKKTQLTRYGTVVLSAVQGFGIAVGLESMTSPAGIPIVPYPGWGFRLITIITLTAGTAFIMWLGEQITERGIGNGISLIIFAGIVANMPSAGIKMGRLLSTGEMGLFSTIILIVLMVAVIAAIIFMELAQRRIPVHYAKRVVGRKMYGGQTSHLPLKINTAGVIPPIFASSIIMFPTTLAQFINLPVMQTVAGLFSPGTIWYYLLYVGFIVFFCFFYTAVQFNPEDVAENMKKNGGYIPGIRPGKRTAEYIDKVLTRITVGGAAYVSVVCVLPTVLMNKFNVPFYFGGTALLIVVGVAIDTISQIESHLITSNYDGFLGRSGNKRIKSRS, encoded by the coding sequence ATGATCCAGAACAGCTACCAGAATATGCTCAAACTGCCTGAGTTGAAACGTAAGATATTGATAACGCTTGCTTTGCTTTTTGTCTACAGGGTTGGGGTGCATGTCCCGACGCCAGGTATTGACGGGGCCGCGCTGGAATCATTTTTTGCATCGGCTTCAGGCACGTTATTTTCCATGTTTAATATGTTTTCTGGTGGAGCGCTGGAGCGGCTTTCCATTTTTGCCCTGGGGATTATGCCTTATATTAGTGCTTCCATTATTCTGGAACTGATGACCGTGGTTGTTCCCTATCTTGAACAGCTCAAAAAAGAAGGGGATGCCGGTCGTAAAAAGAAAACTCAGTTAACCCGATATGGTACGGTTGTTTTAAGCGCTGTACAAGGTTTTGGGATCGCTGTTGGGCTTGAATCCATGACATCGCCCGCCGGTATTCCCATTGTACCCTATCCTGGGTGGGGATTTAGACTGATTACTATTATCACCCTGACAGCGGGAACTGCATTTATCATGTGGCTTGGAGAGCAGATTACCGAAAGAGGGATAGGCAATGGTATTTCTTTGATTATTTTTGCCGGAATTGTGGCCAATATGCCGTCGGCAGGCATTAAGATGGGGCGGTTACTGAGTACTGGTGAGATGGGATTATTTTCAACAATCATTTTGATTGTATTGATGGTTGCTGTGATTGCTGCCATTATTTTCATGGAATTGGCCCAGCGCAGAATTCCGGTTCATTATGCCAAACGAGTGGTCGGAAGAAAGATGTATGGCGGGCAGACCTCGCATCTTCCGCTAAAGATAAATACAGCGGGCGTTATTCCGCCTATTTTTGCATCTTCCATCATCATGTTTCCCACCACGCTGGCCCAGTTTATCAATCTGCCTGTCATGCAGACCGTGGCCGGCTTGTTCAGTCCGGGAACTATTTGGTATTACCTGTTATATGTTGGTTTTATTGTCTTCTTCTGCTTTTTTTATACTGCAGTTCAGTTCAACCCTGAAGATGTGGCTGAAAATATGAAAAAGAACGGCGGGTACATCCCGGGCATTCGGCCTGGCAAACGGACAGCTGAGTACATTGATAAAGTGCTCACAAGGATTACTGTGGGCGGTGCAGCTTATGTCTCAGTGGTTTGTGTGCTACCCACTGTATTAATGAATAAGTTTAACGTACCTTTTTATTTCGGCGGGACAGCGCTGTTGATCGTTGTTGGTGTTGCTATTGATACCATTTCTCAAATAGAATCCCATTTGATTACCAGTAATTATGACGGTTTTCTGGGACGTTCTGGTAATAAACGGATCAAAAGCCGGTCCTAA
- the rplO gene encoding 50S ribosomal protein L15, with protein MQLHDLSPAPGSRKNRKRVGRGPGSGMGKTSTRGHKGLKARSGGSVRPGFEGGQMPIYRRLPKRGFKNYMFKTHNAVLNVKDLDRFDDGTQITEALLRDVGLVKGSVDGVKLLGNGEVTKKFVLKDILVSQSAKEKIETAGGSVE; from the coding sequence ATGCAGTTACATGATCTATCTCCTGCTCCCGGCAGCAGAAAAAATAGAAAAAGAGTCGGGCGCGGTCCCGGTTCCGGTATGGGCAAAACATCTACCAGAGGTCATAAGGGCCTTAAAGCTCGTTCCGGTGGGTCTGTCCGTCCGGGTTTTGAAGGTGGTCAGATGCCTATCTACAGGCGGTTGCCCAAACGCGGTTTTAAAAATTATATGTTTAAAACCCATAATGCAGTTCTCAATGTTAAAGACCTTGATCGGTTTGATGATGGTACTCAAATCACCGAGGCTCTCCTCAGGGACGTCGGCCTTGTCAAAGGATCTGTGGATGGTGTTAAGCTGCTAGGAAATGGTGAGGTAACCAAGAAGTTTGTTTTGAAAGATATTTTGGTTTCCCAGAGTGCTAAAGAAAAAATTGAAACTGCCGGTGGCAGCGTAGAATAA
- the rpmD gene encoding 50S ribosomal protein L30 encodes MADKIKITQIRSAIGRPAKHGRIIRSLGIKRMHHTVEHDNTPVIMGQVKKVSHLVKVEEV; translated from the coding sequence ATGGCTGATAAAATTAAAATTACGCAAATAAGAAGCGCCATCGGTCGTCCTGCAAAGCATGGACGGATTATACGCTCCTTGGGCATTAAACGGATGCACCACACTGTGGAGCACGATAATACCCCTGTAATTATGGGGCAGGTGAAAAAAGTTTCACACCTGGTGAAAGTAGAGGAGGTTTAG
- the rpsE gene encoding 30S ribosomal protein S5 — translation MEDTGLIDKVVRINRVAKVVKGGRNFTFTALVVVGDGEGSVGYGLGKAKEVPEAIRKGMEKAKRNMKKVAILNGTVPFEVLGHAGSGRVLLKPASPGTGLIAGGGIRAVLEAAGVTDILTKCIGSHNTQNIVRATMAGLQSLCTKEDVAKRRGLNPEEI, via the coding sequence ATGGAAGATACAGGTCTGATAGATAAGGTCGTCAGAATTAACCGTGTTGCGAAGGTCGTTAAAGGTGGCCGGAATTTTACCTTTACTGCCTTGGTCGTAGTCGGTGATGGTGAAGGCAGCGTGGGATATGGACTGGGAAAGGCCAAAGAAGTTCCTGAAGCAATTAGAAAGGGAATGGAAAAAGCCAAGCGAAACATGAAAAAAGTTGCTATCCTGAACGGCACGGTTCCCTTTGAAGTTTTGGGACACGCCGGATCAGGCCGGGTTCTTCTTAAACCGGCTTCTCCCGGTACTGGACTGATTGCCGGTGGTGGTATCCGCGCAGTCCTTGAAGCAGCTGGCGTAACCGATATTCTGACTAAGTGTATTGGATCTCACAACACCCAGAACATCGTAAGAGCCACCATGGCAGGCCTCCAGTCTTTGTGTACCAAGGAGGACGTTGCCAAAAGACGCGGGCTTAACCCTGAAGAAATATAA
- the rplR gene encoding 50S ribosomal protein L18, whose translation MANTSPRLVARLKRKKRIRKNIFGNQERPRLSVFRTAKHIYAQIIDDTKGTTLVAASTLDKEYKDAPVEGKKQDVAKAVGNLIGKRAMDKGIRKVVFDRNGFLFHGRVKALSDGAREAGLEF comes from the coding sequence ATGGCAAATACATCACCAAGGCTGGTTGCACGGCTTAAAAGAAAAAAACGGATTAGAAAAAATATATTTGGTAATCAGGAACGTCCCCGACTTAGCGTTTTTAGAACAGCCAAGCATATTTACGCCCAGATTATAGACGACACAAAAGGCACTACGCTGGTTGCAGCATCAACCCTTGACAAAGAATACAAAGATGCACCTGTTGAGGGAAAAAAGCAGGATGTTGCAAAGGCAGTGGGCAACCTTATCGGTAAAAGGGCAATGGATAAAGGAATTAGAAAGGTTGTTTTTGACCGGAATGGGTTCCTTTTTCACGGACGCGTAAAAGCACTTTCAGACGGGGCCCGGGAAGCCGGTCTTGAATTCTAA
- the rplF gene encoding 50S ribosomal protein L6, with the protein MSRIGKKPVQLPDKVQITLDGDTINVKGPKGSLDRKLHPAVNIEVDNQVLSVSTDTSDKKKVALQGLFRSLIFNMVHGVTQGYEKKLVLSGIGYRAETKGKNLVLSVGYSNPVDFALPDGVTAAVDKNVEVTLTSIDKELLGQAAANIRAIRPPEPYKGKGIMYADERIIRKAGKTAGKD; encoded by the coding sequence ATGTCCAGAATAGGAAAAAAGCCGGTTCAGCTTCCAGATAAGGTTCAGATCACCCTTGATGGCGATACCATCAATGTCAAAGGGCCTAAAGGCAGTCTTGACCGCAAGCTGCATCCGGCAGTCAATATTGAAGTTGATAATCAAGTGTTGAGTGTATCTACCGATACCTCTGATAAAAAGAAAGTGGCGCTACAGGGGCTTTTCAGGTCTCTTATATTTAACATGGTACATGGCGTCACCCAAGGTTATGAGAAAAAACTGGTACTTTCCGGCATTGGTTACCGGGCCGAGACCAAAGGAAAAAATTTGGTGCTTTCTGTCGGGTATTCAAATCCTGTGGATTTTGCCCTTCCTGATGGTGTAACTGCTGCGGTGGACAAAAACGTTGAAGTTACCCTTACCAGTATTGATAAAGAGCTTTTGGGGCAGGCTGCAGCAAACATCAGAGCTATTAGACCTCCCGAGCCTTATAAAGGCAAAGGCATTATGTATGCTGACGAAAGAATTATCAGAAAAGCAGGTAAGACTGCTGGTAAAGATTAA
- the rpsH gene encoding 30S ribosomal protein S8 — MATSDPIADMLTIIRNGGKAGLSKVDIPGSKIKLEMVRVLKEQGYIKDYKFLENETQGVIRVALKYVSEGEPTIFGIQRVSKPSCRVYAKSKNIKPVLNGLGISIISTSKGLMTDRQAKEAKVGGEILCNVW, encoded by the coding sequence ATGGCAACTAGTGATCCCATTGCAGACATGCTGACCATAATCAGAAATGGTGGAAAGGCAGGTCTGTCCAAGGTGGATATCCCCGGATCAAAGATTAAACTTGAAATGGTGCGGGTGCTGAAGGAACAAGGGTACATCAAAGATTACAAATTTCTAGAAAATGAGACCCAAGGTGTTATCCGGGTGGCCCTGAAATATGTTTCAGAAGGCGAACCAACTATTTTTGGTATACAGCGTGTTAGCAAACCCTCTTGCAGGGTGTATGCTAAATCAAAAAATATCAAGCCGGTATTAAATGGCTTAGGTATTTCCATCATTTCCACTTCTAAGGGGTTGATGACCGACAGGCAGGCAAAAGAAGCAAAGGTCGGCGGTGAAATTCTTTGTAACGTTTGGTAA
- a CDS encoding type Z 30S ribosomal protein S14, which produces MAKKALIAKAQRKPKFGVRAYNRCPLCGRPRAFIRKAGICRICFRTLASQGKLPGVTKSSW; this is translated from the coding sequence TTGGCTAAAAAAGCTTTAATCGCAAAGGCACAAAGAAAACCCAAATTTGGTGTACGGGCCTACAACAGGTGCCCTTTATGCGGTAGACCACGTGCATTTATTAGAAAAGCTGGTATTTGCAGAATCTGTTTTAGAACGCTTGCCTCACAGGGTAAACTGCCAGGTGTAACCAAGTCTTCTTGGTAG
- the rplE gene encoding 50S ribosomal protein L5, producing MTTLKEKYTNEVVPALTDEFNYTNQCQIPKLDKIVLNMGLGEAVRNPKIVETAAQELGLIAGQKAVITRAKKPIANFKLRADLPIGCKVTLRREKMYDFLDRLINIALPRVRDFRGISGKAFDGRGNYSLGITEHIIFPEIDYDKTDAIKGLNVTVVTTAQTDEEGKSFLKLMGMPFKN from the coding sequence ATGACTACGCTTAAGGAAAAGTATACCAATGAAGTGGTTCCCGCATTGACGGATGAGTTTAACTACACCAATCAGTGCCAAATACCAAAGTTGGATAAAATTGTACTGAATATGGGGCTTGGCGAGGCGGTCAGAAACCCGAAAATAGTTGAAACAGCAGCCCAGGAACTTGGATTGATTGCAGGGCAAAAAGCAGTAATCACCCGCGCAAAGAAACCCATTGCAAATTTTAAATTGCGTGCGGATCTTCCCATTGGCTGCAAAGTGACGCTTAGACGAGAAAAAATGTATGACTTTCTTGATAGACTGATCAACATCGCGCTTCCCCGTGTAAGGGATTTTAGAGGGATTTCAGGAAAAGCATTTGATGGCCGCGGCAATTACAGCTTAGGCATCACTGAACATATCATTTTCCCTGAAATTGATTATGATAAGACTGACGCTATTAAGGGCCTCAATGTAACGGTTGTCACCACAGCCCAAACCGATGAAGAAGGGAAATCATTCCTTAAATTAATGGGAATGCCCTTTAAAAACTAA
- the rplX gene encoding 50S ribosomal protein L24, whose amino-acid sequence MRIKKDDKVKVLTGKDKGKIGKVLKVAKKTNRIVVENINMVKVHQRPSQENPQGGIVEKPMPMDVSNLMLMCNSCVKPTRIGIKQLEDGKRVRVCKKCNQQIDS is encoded by the coding sequence ATAAGAATAAAAAAAGACGATAAAGTTAAGGTGTTGACCGGCAAGGACAAGGGTAAAATCGGTAAGGTTCTCAAGGTTGCCAAAAAGACGAATCGGATTGTTGTTGAAAATATCAACATGGTCAAAGTTCATCAGCGTCCTTCCCAGGAAAACCCCCAGGGGGGCATTGTTGAAAAACCCATGCCCATGGACGTATCCAATCTTATGCTGATGTGTAATTCCTGTGTAAAACCGACCCGTATCGGAATTAAACAGCTTGAAGATGGAAAACGGGTAAGAGTCTGTAAAAAATGCAATCAGCAGATAGACTCATAA
- the rplN gene encoding 50S ribosomal protein L14, translating to MIQSETRLTVADNSGAKELYCIKVLGGSKRRYATIGDVIVVSVKEAIPNSKVSKGDVVQAVIVRTKKEISRPDGSSIRFDDNSAVVINKNNEPVGTRIFGPVARELRAKRFMKIISLAPDVL from the coding sequence ATGATTCAAAGTGAAACCAGACTGACAGTCGCTGACAATTCAGGCGCCAAGGAACTATACTGCATTAAAGTCCTTGGCGGATCTAAAAGAAGATACGCCACCATCGGAGATGTTATCGTTGTTTCCGTAAAAGAGGCTATTCCCAATTCAAAGGTCAGCAAGGGAGACGTAGTCCAGGCAGTTATTGTCAGAACCAAAAAAGAGATCTCCCGGCCCGACGGATCATCCATCCGTTTTGATGATAATTCCGCTGTTGTGATTAACAAGAATAATGAGCCGGTAGGAACCCGTATTTTCGGGCCAGTGGCAAGAGAGCTTCGCGCAAAGCGTTTTATGAAGATTATTTCTCTTGCGCCTGACGTACTTTGA
- the rpsQ gene encoding 30S ribosomal protein S17 has translation METTKKNKKELIGLIVSDKMDKSVVVRVERFVQHKVYKKYIKRYKKYHAHDEQNDCRIGDEVKIIETRPLSKLKRFRVTEIVKKAV, from the coding sequence ATGGAAACTACAAAAAAAAATAAAAAAGAGCTGATTGGTCTGATCGTGTCCGACAAAATGGATAAGTCCGTGGTGGTCAGGGTTGAAAGATTTGTGCAGCATAAGGTGTATAAAAAATACATCAAGCGCTACAAGAAATATCACGCCCATGATGAGCAAAATGATTGCAGAATTGGTGACGAAGTCAAAATTATCGAAACCAGACCGCTGAGTAAATTAAAACGGTTTCGGGTTACTGAAATTGTTAAAAAAGCGGTCTAG
- the rpmC gene encoding 50S ribosomal protein L29 has product MLKASEIRGMDAGQIKDKIVGLKKELFNLRFQNDVGQLANTANLSSVRKDIARLYTISKEMNVKIS; this is encoded by the coding sequence ATGTTAAAGGCCAGTGAAATCAGGGGTATGGATGCAGGCCAGATTAAAGACAAAATCGTTGGGCTTAAAAAGGAACTGTTTAACCTTCGTTTTCAGAATGATGTGGGTCAGCTCGCGAATACAGCCAATCTGTCCAGTGTAAGAAAAGACATCGCCAGACTTTACACGATTTCCAAAGAAATGAATGTCAAAATTAGCTAA
- the rplP gene encoding 50S ribosomal protein L16 yields MLSPRNIKYRKQFRGRTKGTPTRGNTLSFGDYGLQAVECGYVNARQIEAARVAMTRKAKRLGKSWIRFFPDHPVTKKPAEVRMGKGKGATDAWVARVKPGKILYEMEGVDRELAKEALKLAARKLSVKTRFVERRK; encoded by the coding sequence ATGCTGAGTCCCAGAAATATCAAATACCGCAAACAGTTCCGTGGTAGAACCAAGGGAACGCCCACTCGGGGTAACACATTGAGTTTTGGAGATTATGGACTCCAGGCAGTTGAATGCGGGTATGTAAATGCAAGACAGATTGAGGCCGCCAGGGTCGCGATGACCAGAAAGGCAAAAAGGTTGGGTAAAAGCTGGATTCGTTTTTTCCCTGATCACCCTGTTACCAAGAAACCGGCTGAAGTCAGAATGGGTAAAGGTAAAGGCGCAACAGACGCTTGGGTGGCAAGGGTGAAACCGGGCAAGATTCTTTACGAAATGGAAGGCGTTGACAGAGAATTGGCCAAAGAGGCCTTAAAGTTGGCCGCCAGAAAACTTTCCGTAAAAACCCGTTTTGTGGAAAGGAGAAAGTAA
- the rpsC gene encoding 30S ribosomal protein S3, with translation MGQKVNPTGLRLGIIRTWDSRWYADKEYASFVEEDFKVRKFLKKKLYHAGISKIEIERFSKQIRLRVFAARPGIIIGKKGAEIALLKNELEKMLNPEVLIDIKEVRRPETDAQLVAENIASQLEKRIAFRRAMKRSVSSAMRFGAKGIKIICSGRLGGAEMARTEWYKEGRIPLHTLRADVDYGFIEAKTTYGTIGIKVFIFKGEVLSPGEQTLATN, from the coding sequence TTGGGCCAGAAAGTAAATCCTACCGGATTAAGATTAGGCATCATCAGGACTTGGGATTCCCGGTGGTACGCTGACAAAGAGTATGCGAGCTTTGTCGAAGAAGATTTCAAAGTAAGAAAATTTTTGAAAAAGAAACTATACCACGCCGGTATCTCAAAAATTGAGATTGAGCGGTTTTCAAAACAGATCAGGCTCAGAGTTTTTGCGGCCAGGCCAGGCATCATTATCGGCAAAAAGGGTGCAGAAATCGCCCTGCTGAAAAATGAGCTGGAAAAAATGCTTAATCCCGAAGTTTTGATTGATATTAAAGAGGTTAGAAGACCTGAAACTGATGCACAGTTGGTGGCGGAAAATATTGCAAGCCAGCTTGAAAAACGCATCGCCTTCAGAAGGGCAATGAAAAGAAGCGTTTCTTCTGCCATGAGATTCGGGGCAAAAGGTATTAAAATTATTTGCTCCGGTCGTCTGGGTGGTGCGGAAATGGCCAGAACCGAATGGTACAAGGAAGGCAGAATCCCTTTGCATACGCTTAGAGCCGATGTAGATTATGGATTCATTGAAGCCAAGACTACCTATGGAACCATTGGTATTAAGGTGTTCATATTCAAGGGGGAAGTTTTAAGCCCCGGTGAACAGACTCTGGCAACTAATTAG
- the rplV gene encoding 50S ribosomal protein L22, which produces MEVKATTRYARISPFKLRLPISEIKGKNAEQALILLKFMPLKAAGIMYKTLASAIANAEHNNEIDVDKLVVKNVIVDHGPSMKRFRPRARGRAARILKRTSHLTVVVEETV; this is translated from the coding sequence ATGGAAGTTAAAGCGACTACAAGATATGCAAGAATTTCACCGTTTAAGCTTCGGTTGCCCATCAGCGAGATCAAAGGCAAAAATGCCGAACAGGCGCTGATCTTGTTAAAGTTCATGCCTTTAAAAGCGGCAGGCATTATGTATAAGACCTTGGCGTCTGCCATTGCCAATGCCGAGCATAATAATGAGATTGATGTTGACAAACTGGTAGTGAAAAATGTGATTGTTGATCATGGACCATCCATGAAGCGGTTCAGGCCGCGGGCAAGGGGAAGAGCTGCCCGTATTCTAAAAAGAACCAGTCATTTAACCGTGGTTGTAGAAGAAACCGTCTAA
- the rpsS gene encoding 30S ribosomal protein S19 encodes MPRSLKKGPYIAPELLKKVLEAQKSSSNKVIKTWSRRSTVLPEMVGNTFAVHNGKKFIPVFVSENMVGHKLGEFSPTRTYWGHAADKKSKR; translated from the coding sequence ATGCCAAGATCATTAAAAAAAGGACCTTATATCGCGCCTGAGCTTCTTAAAAAAGTTCTTGAAGCCCAGAAGTCCAGCAGCAACAAAGTAATCAAAACCTGGTCGCGTCGTTCCACTGTTTTACCTGAAATGGTCGGTAACACATTTGCTGTTCATAACGGGAAAAAATTTATTCCCGTGTTTGTATCGGAAAATATGGTGGGACATAAACTTGGTGAATTTTCACCCACAAGAACTTATTGGGGTCATGCCGCAGATAAAAAATCCAAACGGTAA